Sequence from the Candidatus Thermoplasmatota archaeon genome:
CGAGATCAGCGCGCGCATCGTCGCGGGCACGAACCTGTATCCGGGCGGGTCGCCGTACACGGACTACATCGAGCCCGGCCTCTCCACGGGCCGCCGCATCGCGCGCGAGATCAAGGAAGCCTCGAAGAAGGGG
This genomic interval carries:
- a CDS encoding DUF1297 domain-containing protein, whose amino-acid sequence is EISARIVAGTNLYPGGSPYTDYIEPGLSTGRRIAREIKEASKKGRLAEIVN